One segment of Laspinema palackyanum D2c DNA contains the following:
- a CDS encoding DUF928 domain-containing protein produces the protein MINTKYWTPSILASIALGLQLLTGGVIPTSAAEFVPPDNVGAPRGRVGGGTRGGNPFDQVSPGAPGRRIGGGSRGCSVTVDGPTDQALTALIPETTMGLTVEAYPTFFWYLPPTSATGVEFVLMDEKGEKVIYETTFRTKGEAGIVSLNLPENASLPPLEINSSYRWYFSIICNPEDRAADVYVQGWVRRVEASASLTEQLATTTSDLERAEVYARNGIWHEAIAMLAKLRRSNPNNADIRTEWQELITSIDLQNVAEVPLVQEIIVEVQEDQQSRSSEPNSETKP, from the coding sequence ATGATTAATACAAAATATTGGACTCCATCAATACTGGCTAGCATTGCACTAGGTCTGCAATTATTAACCGGGGGAGTCATCCCAACATCCGCCGCTGAATTTGTCCCACCGGATAATGTGGGCGCACCTAGAGGGCGGGTTGGCGGAGGCACCCGGGGCGGAAATCCCTTTGATCAAGTATCTCCTGGAGCGCCGGGACGACGGATTGGAGGGGGTAGTCGGGGTTGTAGCGTCACCGTCGATGGTCCAACGGATCAGGCATTAACAGCGTTGATCCCTGAAACCACAATGGGATTAACCGTAGAAGCCTATCCCACATTCTTTTGGTATTTACCACCGACTTCAGCCACGGGAGTAGAATTCGTGCTGATGGATGAAAAGGGTGAAAAAGTCATTTATGAAACTACATTTCGCACGAAAGGTGAGGCGGGAATCGTTAGCTTGAACCTGCCGGAAAATGCGAGTCTCCCCCCATTAGAAATTAATAGCAGTTATCGCTGGTACTTTTCTATTATTTGTAACCCAGAAGATCGGGCAGCAGATGTTTATGTCCAAGGGTGGGTGCGCCGAGTAGAAGCCAGCGCCAGTTTAACGGAGCAGTTAGCCACCACCACCTCGGACCTAGAACGTGCGGAAGTTTATGCTCGCAACGGCATTTGGCATGAGGCGATCGCCATGCTGGCTAAACTGCGCCGGAGCAATCCCAATAATGCCGACATTAGAACTGAGTGGCAAGAACTGATCACGTCGATTGATCTCCAAAATGTAGCGGAGGTCCCCCTGGTTCAAGAGATCATCGTGGAAGTCCAGGAAGATCAACAAAGCCGATCGAGCGAACCCAACTCTGAAACCAAGCCATAA
- a CDS encoding CHASE2 domain-containing protein, with the protein MFAKFLRQIQKKLPDLTGVAVVGMATLCTSGVVLGVRQLGGFQHGELMVYDRLMQWRVDEPPDPRIAIVTISEEDIQAEGWPLSDRTLAQALENLQRYEPVAIGLDLYRDLPQPPGHPELLKELDAPNIIAIRNDSPGVNPPPTVPAERIGFNDLVSDPDGPIRRNLMSFVLNGETNFSFSLQLAMLYLGDQGFSPQPSETQPGQIVWGKAVLAPLQSNSGGYTHLDAQGFQILLNYRSRKEVAPSIPLSEVLADRLEPEWIRDKIIVIGTTAPSIKDVHQTPYSSVENNPFMPGVLIHAQMLSQLLTAVLDGRPLFWVWSEWAEVLWVIGWIAVGGTIGWLIRHPLILPGVTGVSAGSLFLASWILFSQAGWVPVVAPLVGLAIAVAGVVAFRAYQSGQQQQIVMKLLGQNASPEVADALWENRDRLLKDGKLPGQKLTATMLFTDLKDFSTISEQMPPEALLEWLNEYLDVLSQVVQDHQGIINKFTGDGIMAAFGVPLPRQSSADIARDARNAVASGLAMGDRLQELNRNWQKRGLPVIQMRVGIFTGAVVAGSLGGKERQEYGIIGDSVNIASRLESCEKDRQSSICRVLIAYETLIHIQDEFFVEHWGPLALKGKQQTVDVYRVVARRPPTP; encoded by the coding sequence GTGTTTGCCAAGTTCTTGCGCCAGATTCAGAAAAAACTGCCCGATTTGACGGGGGTAGCGGTGGTCGGGATGGCGACCCTTTGTACCTCCGGTGTTGTGCTGGGAGTCCGGCAACTCGGAGGTTTCCAACATGGGGAACTGATGGTTTATGATCGGCTGATGCAGTGGCGTGTGGATGAGCCCCCGGATCCTCGGATTGCGATCGTGACGATCTCTGAAGAAGACATTCAGGCCGAGGGATGGCCCCTATCCGATCGCACCCTGGCCCAGGCCTTGGAGAATTTGCAACGATATGAACCCGTGGCGATCGGCTTGGACCTGTATCGGGACCTCCCCCAACCCCCGGGACATCCTGAACTGCTCAAAGAATTAGACGCCCCGAATATCATCGCCATTAGAAACGATTCCCCCGGGGTGAACCCACCGCCGACTGTCCCCGCAGAACGCATCGGCTTTAATGACTTGGTAAGCGATCCCGATGGACCGATTCGCCGGAATTTAATGAGCTTCGTACTCAATGGGGAAACTAACTTTTCTTTTTCCCTCCAACTGGCGATGCTCTATCTAGGGGACCAGGGATTTTCTCCCCAACCCAGTGAAACCCAACCCGGTCAAATCGTCTGGGGAAAAGCCGTACTAGCGCCATTGCAGTCCAACTCTGGAGGTTATACCCACCTGGATGCTCAAGGCTTCCAGATTCTCCTCAATTATCGGTCTCGAAAGGAGGTAGCCCCGTCCATTCCCTTGTCGGAAGTCCTAGCCGATCGCCTAGAACCCGAATGGATCCGGGATAAAATTATTGTCATCGGGACCACCGCCCCAAGTATTAAAGATGTACACCAGACCCCCTATAGTTCGGTAGAGAACAATCCCTTTATGCCCGGGGTATTGATTCATGCCCAAATGCTCAGTCAGTTATTGACTGCCGTCTTAGACGGGCGGCCTTTATTTTGGGTGTGGTCGGAGTGGGCCGAAGTGCTTTGGGTGATCGGCTGGATCGCTGTGGGCGGGACCATCGGTTGGCTGATTCGGCATCCCTTAATTTTGCCCGGGGTCACTGGGGTCAGCGCGGGGAGTTTATTTTTAGCCAGTTGGATTCTGTTTAGCCAAGCGGGTTGGGTGCCGGTGGTGGCACCTCTGGTTGGTTTGGCGATCGCCGTAGCCGGGGTGGTTGCCTTTCGGGCTTACCAGTCGGGACAGCAACAGCAGATCGTCATGAAACTTTTAGGACAAAATGCCTCTCCAGAAGTGGCCGATGCCCTTTGGGAAAACCGAGATCGCCTGCTCAAAGATGGTAAACTTCCCGGTCAAAAACTGACCGCCACCATGTTATTTACCGACCTCAAGGACTTCAGCACCATCTCAGAGCAAATGCCCCCCGAAGCCCTCCTAGAGTGGCTAAACGAATACTTGGATGTTCTCAGTCAAGTGGTCCAAGACCATCAAGGAATTATTAACAAATTTACTGGGGATGGCATTATGGCGGCGTTTGGGGTTCCCCTGCCTCGTCAGTCCAGTGCAGATATCGCCCGGGATGCTCGCAATGCTGTCGCCTCGGGTCTGGCAATGGGCGATCGCCTCCAAGAACTCAACCGCAACTGGCAAAAACGCGGCCTCCCCGTGATTCAGATGCGCGTCGGAATTTTTACCGGGGCGGTGGTTGCCGGTAGCCTAGGGGGAAAAGAACGCCAAGAATACGGCATTATCGGCGATAGCGTTAATATCGCCTCTCGCTTAGAAAGCTGTGAGAAAGACCGACAATCCAGTATTTGTCGCGTACTCATTGCCTACGAAACCCTGATTCATATCCAGGACGAGTTTTTTGTGGAACACTGGGGACCCTTGGCCCTCAAAGGGAAACAACAAACGGTTGATGTCTACCGGGTGGTTGCTCGTCGCCCCCCGACTCCCTAG
- a CDS encoding photosystem II S4 domain protein has product MLPREELLKGVENREQMAHILDLADRAIKTWEVAVTDFLSPIELMETQTAFNRLTEVHLVAFGGYPQAERQRVAIARVDLPLDATSVPLATLEIAGNFLFDSASHRDFLGSILGTGIVREKVGDIIVLGERGAQAIVSPDLVEFLEMSLTQVRSVPVKTQRIELGELKIREPKKKELTTVEASMRLDAIASAGFGMSRSKMADLINSGDVRVNWKDISQTSYQVKPNDLIAIRGKGRLEVGEVQVTKKERYRIQLTRYL; this is encoded by the coding sequence ATGCTACCAAGGGAAGAACTATTAAAAGGTGTTGAAAATCGTGAGCAAATGGCTCACATCCTGGATCTGGCCGATCGCGCGATTAAAACTTGGGAAGTGGCGGTGACGGATTTTCTTTCCCCGATCGAACTGATGGAAACCCAGACAGCGTTCAATCGCCTGACGGAGGTTCATCTGGTAGCATTCGGGGGATATCCCCAGGCGGAACGACAACGGGTGGCGATCGCCCGCGTCGATTTACCTTTAGATGCCACCAGTGTCCCCTTAGCGACGTTAGAAATTGCCGGTAACTTTTTGTTTGATTCCGCCAGTCACCGGGACTTTTTAGGGTCTATCTTGGGGACCGGCATTGTGCGCGAAAAAGTCGGAGATATTATTGTCCTGGGGGAACGCGGTGCACAGGCGATCGTCTCCCCGGATCTGGTGGAATTTTTGGAGATGAGTTTAACCCAGGTGCGATCGGTCCCAGTGAAAACCCAGCGCATCGAGTTGGGGGAATTGAAAATTCGCGAACCCAAAAAGAAAGAGTTAACCACCGTCGAGGCATCCATGCGCTTAGATGCGATCGCCTCTGCTGGATTCGGGATGTCTCGCAGCAAAATGGCCGATTTAATTAATAGCGGAGATGTCCGCGTTAACTGGAAAGACATCTCTCAAACCAGTTACCAAGTTAAACCTAACGATTTAATCGCCATTCGCGGGAAAGGACGCCTGGAAGTTGGAGAAGTTCAAGTTACGAAAAAAGAACGCTATCGGATTCAGCTTACCCGGTATTTGTAA
- a CDS encoding YkgJ family cysteine cluster protein, producing the protein MNSEVIPQIVALYDRIDTETAAFQTATGLHCPPGCGKCCENPDVEATVLEMMPLALELWRTGEAADYLERLSTLNGSESCLFYRPDPFVPENGRCSVYSWRPTLCRLFAFATVKNKQGNPELAACIRQKQTIPEEVEGAKEAIAKGMSAPNFGEVATEMANIDPSLGSDRFPINQALERALQRVGLIAHLTVGEQDGDWVA; encoded by the coding sequence ATGAACAGTGAAGTCATCCCACAGATAGTCGCGTTATACGATCGCATTGATACTGAAACGGCAGCATTTCAAACAGCAACTGGATTGCACTGTCCACCGGGATGTGGCAAATGCTGTGAAAATCCCGACGTAGAGGCAACGGTCCTAGAAATGATGCCTCTGGCCCTAGAGTTATGGCGCACTGGAGAAGCGGCAGATTATTTAGAACGCCTTTCTACTCTGAATGGGTCTGAATCTTGCCTATTTTATCGCCCGGATCCGTTTGTTCCAGAGAATGGGCGTTGTAGTGTTTATTCCTGGCGACCCACCCTCTGCCGCTTGTTCGCCTTCGCGACGGTGAAGAATAAGCAAGGGAATCCGGAATTAGCTGCCTGTATCCGCCAAAAGCAGACGATTCCGGAAGAAGTAGAAGGGGCAAAAGAGGCGATCGCCAAAGGGATGAGTGCACCGAATTTTGGAGAAGTTGCAACGGAGATGGCTAATATTGACCCCTCTCTAGGCAGCGATCGGTTTCCCATTAATCAAGCCTTAGAACGCGCCTTACAACGAGTCGGACTAATCGCTCACTTGACCGTTGGAGAACAGGATGGCGACTGGGTGGCTTAA
- a CDS encoding tetratricopeptide repeat protein yields MQKLNPIFVSLLLLGGISIITPSVTLGATEPLLLAQSAQNNQNLDREVNELLRQGREFVDAGDYANAIQIYLQAANLDGDNARIFSGIGFLQATQQNFEAAVNAFEQATSLEPENADFQYALGYALANLGNNEAASVAYRRAAQLDPENLNAQIGLGVVLLRQEDYDGALQAFQQVTSRDTRYWQAYESIGTALLQQGRIDEAVVALQQAAALAPQQGSIQMILGVAFLTQGKTNEALETFKQAAQLEPRNAQLQLAIGKLLQDQGQVIEALVSYQRAASLAPDLMEPQAAIAAIHLQQEDYLQAIVAYRRLTEMTPDNGDAYYNLALALRGRNRISEAIEQLKKAQELYQQQGENERLEKVEALLSELNP; encoded by the coding sequence GTGCAAAAACTGAACCCTATATTCGTGAGTCTCCTGTTGTTAGGAGGAATCAGCATTATCACCCCATCGGTTACCCTGGGAGCAACCGAACCTCTATTGTTAGCGCAGTCGGCCCAAAATAATCAGAATCTCGACCGCGAGGTTAATGAACTGTTGCGACAAGGGCGAGAATTTGTGGATGCGGGGGATTATGCCAACGCTATCCAGATTTATTTACAAGCTGCCAACTTAGATGGTGACAACGCCCGGATTTTTTCTGGAATCGGCTTTTTGCAAGCTACACAGCAAAACTTTGAAGCTGCAGTGAATGCTTTTGAGCAGGCGACTTCTCTCGAACCGGAGAATGCAGATTTCCAATATGCTCTCGGTTATGCGTTGGCGAATTTGGGCAATAATGAGGCGGCATCTGTCGCCTACCGACGAGCGGCTCAACTGGACCCGGAGAACCTCAACGCTCAAATTGGGTTAGGGGTGGTTCTGTTACGCCAAGAAGACTATGACGGAGCATTACAGGCATTTCAACAGGTGACCAGTCGCGATACAAGATACTGGCAAGCCTACGAGTCGATTGGGACGGCGTTACTTCAGCAGGGACGGATTGATGAGGCGGTTGTCGCACTCCAACAAGCCGCAGCGTTGGCACCGCAACAAGGCAGTATTCAAATGATTTTAGGGGTGGCGTTTCTGACTCAAGGCAAGACGAATGAAGCCTTGGAAACGTTTAAACAAGCGGCACAACTTGAACCGCGAAATGCCCAACTTCAGTTAGCGATCGGTAAACTGCTCCAGGACCAGGGTCAGGTGATTGAAGCCCTCGTCAGTTATCAAAGAGCAGCGAGTTTAGCGCCGGATTTAATGGAACCCCAAGCTGCGATCGCCGCGATTCATCTCCAGCAGGAAGACTATTTACAGGCGATCGTCGCCTATCGTCGGTTAACGGAAATGACACCAGACAATGGTGATGCTTATTATAATCTCGCCCTGGCTTTAAGAGGACGCAATCGGATTTCGGAGGCGATCGAGCAACTGAAAAAAGCCCAAGAGCTTTATCAGCAGCAGGGTGAAAATGAAAGATTGGAAAAAGTTGAGGCGCTTCTGAGCGAGCTTAACCCTTAA